From Schistocerca gregaria isolate iqSchGreg1 chromosome 10, iqSchGreg1.2, whole genome shotgun sequence, one genomic window encodes:
- the LOC126293226 gene encoding uncharacterized protein LOC126293226 gives MKGSDSVDAASEAGEQKTRKENKHKTHRTATLGDGCGCGYSPGAAGAEPGGADSARAARGPGFETRRQEERQRSRTRGSSRRRGGHIGGPSVGCTPEQVTGGGAPAAEGGGTGGGGGGSGGGGGGGAGGGGGRAGTRRNSFCRRRH, from the coding sequence ATGAAAGGAAGCGACAGCGTAGATGCGGCCTCTGAAGCCGGCGAGCAGAAGACGcgaaaggaaaacaaacacaaaacgcaCCGCACCGCAACGCTGGGGGACGGCTGCGGCTGTGGGTACTcaccgggggcggcgggggcggaacCGGGAGGCGCCGACAGTGCCCGGGCGGcgcgcggtcccgggttcgaaacccgccggCAGGAAGAGCGGCAGCGGAGCAGAACGCGTGGTTCCTCGCGACGTCGCGGCGGCCATATTGGCGGCCCGTCGGTCGGCTGCACCCCGGAACAAGTGACAGGCGGCGGCGCACCGGCGGCCGAGGGGGGCGGAactggaggcggcggaggcggcagcggcggcggcggcggcggcggcgccgggggCGGAGGAGGCCGCGCGGGCACGCGGCGCAACAGTTTCTGCCGGAGGCGGCACTGA